The genomic interval CTCGATGCGCTCAAGGATACGCAGCGAGCGGTTCGTACTGGCGAACTCGTCGATCGCGAATCACGCCACGTCATCCGCAAGGCGATCGGGGGCTATCGCGAACTGAGCGACGTCTCCGCGCGCGAGACGCTCGGCGAGATCGATCGCTGCCTCCGCCGGCTACGGTCAGCGCTTGAGCAGGGCCTCAAAGATGGCACGATTCAGCGGACCAGCGGATATCTCGACATCCGAGACAGAAGCCTTGCCGACTACCTCGAAACCCTGCGCGAGTGCTGTGTCGATGACATGAGTCGCGTCCTGGTCAGGGCTGGGCTGCCCCCGATCTAGCTGCCCGCCTACGGAATCTCTAGCTTAGTTGGATGAAACCTTTGCCATAAGCCAGCGCAAGTCCGACGAACAGGACGGCGGGTGGGAGCAGCCATTTGGCGGCCTTGAACCAGGTCTCGCCCGCGCGCACGCGGCTCCATTCGGCCTTGAGCAGCACTTGCGACAGAGCAATGATACGGTTCTGATCGCTCATCGGATCGACCCCGTATTCTTGGGCGAATGCGGCGTCGCGTAAGCGATCGAGCGCCTCGAGTACCGATTTCCACTCTTCCTTCTCGGGGTTCTCGCGAAGACGGATTCGATTCAGTGCTTCGTCGAAGTCGATAAGGATTTCCGCTTTTTTGTCACAGGCCTGAGTGCGGGCATTGCTGGCAAGGGTGAGGACGCGTGCAAGGTCGCTGCGTTGCGCGTTGATCCAATCCTGACGAAACTCGGTGGTCTTCTGTTCCTTGCCTAGAACCACGCCGATGAAAGCGGCACTCGCGGCAATCACCGCGGCTCCGACATAGGCTGCTGCCGTGACCGCCATTCTCCCCCCCATTCCATCTACAAAATCATTAGTGCAGAGTTAGCGTCGCCAGCATGCTGTAACGACATGGCCGAGCGCTTCGAACGCGACCACGACGGCGAGATCTTGGAACGCATTACCCTGTACCCAAGGCTTCGCGCACCGACCACAAATCGGCCGCCAAGCGAAGCGCAGCAAGCTGCGCTCATCCAAGGCCAGCCTCCGCGATGAAGGGGGTTGGCGTGTTCTTCCAGTGAGACTGATCGGACGCTACGACGAGGACTCGCTTGGCTCGGGTCAGCCCCACATAAAACAGCCGTCGTGCCTCATCATAGGCTTCCTGCGTTGATGTCGAGAAGTGCGGGATACTGCCGTTGTTCATGCAGATCAAAGCGACACCATCGAATTCGCGCCCCTTGGAATTGTGCAGCGTGATCAGCTTGAGCGCATGCTCGGGATTGGCGAATAGGCCCATATCGGAGATCTGCAGATTCGCGAGATCGACCTTGCTGGCCTGCATATCGGATAACATTTCTTCGGCGGAATCGATCAGCGGCTGTTTGGCGTTGCCCGGCAACCATTCCTCGAGTTCGAGATAGTCGCCCGCCTCGCGGGCGATAGCGCGCAGCCATACGACACCGCCGGGATGTTGGTCGGCAAGTTCGCGAGCGAGATAGATAAGGCCGAGTGCCGCGCGACGCCCCTGATAGCTGAACATATCATAGCGCGAGTTCCCGGTGAGATCACTGATGAGCCGAAACAGTGCTCGCTCGACACTCGGGAGTCCGAGGTAATTGCCGGCTTCGGCGCAGGCCCCAAGTTGCTCGGCAAGTCCGGCAAGCAGACGGCGACGCTTATAGGGGCGCGCGCCCGGACCGAAGACCGGGACGTCGAATTCACGGAGGGCGCGGGCAACGGGGATGAGATGCGTCCACCATGGCGCTAGGATCGCGGCCTTGCCAAGCGGGATGCCAGCATCCTGCAGGGCGGGCAGGAAATGGTCGGTGATGGCGTCGATCGGCCGGTCGACGTGGACGTAGTTCACTTCCGCCGCGAGCTGGGCTGCATCGCCCGCCGACTGCATCCCCGGCAGGGTGGGGATGAGTGTTGATGCAGTGCTGACTATCGCCGGCCCGCATCGGAAGTTGCCGGTCAGGGCCGTGTCGCGGTGCGCGTCGATCTGATCGCCGAACTGCTCGGCGAGTTCGGGGCGAGCGCCGGCAAAGCGCATGATCGACTGGTTCTGGTCACCAACGAGGAAGAAGCGGGTGTGGAGGAAATGCCGGAGCGCTCCAAAGATGGCGATCTGGATATCCGTGGTATCCTGGAATTCGTCGATCAGCAGCCAGGCAAAGCGGCTCGCGATACCCCGTCCGACGAACGGGTGCTGTTGGAGAATCTTCCAAGAATAATAGAGGATCATCGCGAAATCGAGGTGTCCATGGGCGCGGACCCGTTCCCAATAGAGCGCGGCGGATTCGTCCGTGACGATGCCGGTCTCGATACCTTGGCCGCAGGGTTCGCCGTTCACGTCAATGCGAAGCGATTCATAGTCCTCGAACACCTGCCCGGCTGGCATTCGACCGAAGGCATCCTCGACCGCCGTCACGATCTGCTCGAACAGGCTGTTCTCGCGGGAAAGCACCTGAAACGACGCCGGTACCTCGGGAATCAGCCAGCTATAGGGACGCAGGATGAATTGCAGGCAGAAAGCGTGGATCGTGGAGATTTCACAGTGGTCCGCGATTGCGTTGTTGCCGTATGTGCGCAACCGGGCCTCGATCTCGTCGACCGCTGCATTGGTATAGGTGATGCAGCCGATGAATTGGGGCGTGCCGACGACCTGATCGGCCAGCGTCAGTAGTTTGGCGAGAATGACCCGCGTCTTGCCACTGCCCGGGCAAGCCGTCAGCAGAAGATTGCCGTCATGTTCGACCGCCTCACGCTGTTCTGGTGTCAGCCGGATCATTCGGTGAGCCACTCATAGGCCTGCTCGATATAGGGCGGCAGATCGGACGCGAGATTTGCGTAGCGCGCTGCTATCTGCGCGAAGCGCGCTTTGCCAAAGCGCTTGGCGGTATTGAGCGTGATACGGCCAAGCTCGACGCGCAGCGCCGTCTCTTCGGCGAGGCCCAGTCCCCCGAGCGCGAGCGTTGCGAGCCCATTCTCCATCTGCGTAAGGATCTGCGGCGCGCCGAGAGCACGAACGGTCTCGATCAGCATCGGCAGGCGCCCGACCGATACCAGTTCACGTTCGAAAGTAGTGGCGCCCGCGAATGTGGACACAAAGTCGCTTTCCAGTGCCACCAGATCGGGGGCGTCGGTCTCCGGATCGAAGTCCTCGGCGTCGGACGGCTTCATGTCAGCGTCGGCCACGATGGCGCATTTCTTCTCGAGCGAGCCGGCGCGGAACAGCTTGGCATAGACGTCGAAATGGACGCCATGAATCGCGATAACCGAGATGCCGAGCCGCTCAAGCTTCACGCCGTACACATGCTCGATCAGCGCCGGGATCAGGAACATCTCGGCTGGCCCTTCCACCAGCATGACCTTGCGGGCGTAGAGCAATGCGCTCTTGGTTGCGTCGAGATAGCGTTCGAGATCGGCAATCTCTGGCGTGGTCAGCGCCGCATTGAGCGCGAGATTGCCCGCAGCAATGGTCGCGTCGTCGCGCTTGGTGAGCGATACAATGCTGCTCAGCGGAACTTGTGAAGTCACTTGGGTACTGTGACTGGTCAGGATGGTCTGCAAGCCGATCGCGCGCAGGGCCGCGATCAGCGAAAATTGCAACTGGGGATGGAGATGCGCTTCAGGCTCCTCGATCAGGATCAACTGGCCGGCCGAGCGGTTTAGCGCCATGCGCCGCTGGAGATATTCCATTAGGATCGCGATGTAGAGGATGTTGTTCATGCCAAGACCGTTGCGGCCGGGTTCGAACGAGGTGAGCGACAGGTCCGACAGAATGATTTTCAGGTTGCGAATGATCGCACGGAAGGTTGCGGCGGAGAGGCCGAGCGTGGCGTCCATCTCGAACGCGGGGCCAGAGACATCCTTGAACCGCGCGTCGATTGCCCCTGCTATCTCGGCGATAGTCGCCGAGTTCGCGATTGCCTGATTGGCCTGGTCGAGGATGGCAATCAGGGCATCCTGTTCGACCTGATCGATCTCGAACGCCTCAATGAGGCGGATAAGCGGTGACTGGCGAGGAT from Aurantiacibacter spongiae carries:
- a CDS encoding ATP-dependent nuclease; translation: MMRVARIVIQNFRTFASLDVNVSDDLCCIIGENNTGKTAILRAIQICLDNMLPSSFRSLLREDIHSAIDIAEPSQVLIGIELTGFEGKVNEEALVSTWKTAADRARIFYRFRPRPAVREQLASGDIAPGTLTLEDYQWEIRGGGDPAIDLTDIAWDEEGIGESVRFADLQSYLLVHLPALRDVENDLRNPRQSPLIRLIEAFEIDQVEQDALIAILDQANQAIANSATIAEIAGAIDARFKDVSGPAFEMDATLGLSAATFRAIIRNLKIILSDLSLTSFEPGRNGLGMNNILYIAILMEYLQRRMALNRSAGQLILIEEPEAHLHPQLQFSLIAALRAIGLQTILTSHSTQVTSQVPLSSIVSLTKRDDATIAAGNLALNAALTTPEIADLERYLDATKSALLYARKVMLVEGPAEMFLIPALIEHVYGVKLERLGISVIAIHGVHFDVYAKLFRAGSLEKKCAIVADADMKPSDAEDFDPETDAPDLVALESDFVSTFAGATTFERELVSVGRLPMLIETVRALGAPQILTQMENGLATLALGGLGLAEETALRVELGRITLNTAKRFGKARFAQIAARYANLASDLPPYIEQAYEWLTE
- a CDS encoding UvrD-helicase domain-containing protein yields the protein MIRLTPEQREAVEHDGNLLLTACPGSGKTRVILAKLLTLADQVVGTPQFIGCITYTNAAVDEIEARLRTYGNNAIADHCEISTIHAFCLQFILRPYSWLIPEVPASFQVLSRENSLFEQIVTAVEDAFGRMPAGQVFEDYESLRIDVNGEPCGQGIETGIVTDESAALYWERVRAHGHLDFAMILYYSWKILQQHPFVGRGIASRFAWLLIDEFQDTTDIQIAIFGALRHFLHTRFFLVGDQNQSIMRFAGARPELAEQFGDQIDAHRDTALTGNFRCGPAIVSTASTLIPTLPGMQSAGDAAQLAAEVNYVHVDRPIDAITDHFLPALQDAGIPLGKAAILAPWWTHLIPVARALREFDVPVFGPGARPYKRRRLLAGLAEQLGACAEAGNYLGLPSVERALFRLISDLTGNSRYDMFSYQGRRAALGLIYLARELADQHPGGVVWLRAIAREAGDYLELEEWLPGNAKQPLIDSAEEMLSDMQASKVDLANLQISDMGLFANPEHALKLITLHNSKGREFDGVALICMNNGSIPHFSTSTQEAYDEARRLFYVGLTRAKRVLVVASDQSHWKNTPTPFIAEAGLG